The DNA window TGAAAAGAGAATAGAAACCATTAATGAGTATTCACCTGATTTTACTGCTATTGGCACAGGAGGCTTTGGTGGTTATATTGTTCACGGTTTTGAAGATTTGAACATGTACATTTTGGAGAGTGTAAAAGTGAATAATGCTACTTATGTTTTAAGAAATGATTGGGAAAGCATTTCACAGCTAACAAAAGCTGAAATACTAAATAATGATTTACATGAGACTCGTATAGTCCATAATAAGAATTGGTATAAAAATCTGAATCATCTATTTGATAAAAATTTATCCTAAGCTGACAAGAGATTACTTAGATGGATTGATAAATTTAATCGTTACATATTGAATGTACGAATAAAGTTGAACTTTAAGATTAATAGGGGTGAAATGATGACTTCTGATGAATATGTTAGAAGGATTATTGCTAAATATAAAGTACCTAATGAGGTTGATGCTCTGACACAGTGTTTTGTAGTCAATCCTTTAATAAATATGATAAAAGAATGGGCAGGTGATTGCCTTAATGATATTCAAATATCTGGATCAAGAGCAAAAGGAACTGCTATAAATATTAGTTCGGATTTAGATTTATTTGTTTCGCTAAAATCAACTACTAATAATACTTTAAAGGAGATCTATGATTCTCTATTTAGCTATATTAGCAGCAGTAAGGGTATTAATTGTAGAAAACAAAATGTTTCTATAGGAATAAATTACGGTGGGCATAGTATTGACCTGGTTCCTGGGAAGAAGCATGTTGGTAATACAAATGACCATAGTTTATATAGAAACAAGAAAAATACTTGGACACAAACCAACATACACAAGCATATATCGATAGTAAAAAACTCTGGAAGGCTTGAGGAAATCATCCTATTAAAAATATGGAGAAAGTTGCACAATTTAGATTTTCCCTCTATTTACTTGGAGTTAGTGACAATAGAAGCTTTGAGATATAAAAATAAGAATCAGCCAGCTGCAAACTTCTTATCAACCTTGGATTACCTTAAAGATAATTTTGTTGATAAAATTATCAAAGATCCTGCTAATACAAACAATGTAATATCAGATGATTTGTATAAATATGAAAAAGAGGATATAGCTAAGAAAGCTAAAGAGAGTAGAAATGAAGAGTACTGGGAGAAGATTATTTGGTAAACAGGGGGGTAGTGATATGGGACAAATTGATATTAAAAGTCTTTTCTATTCTTTACAGACCCAGATGTGTGCTAAGTTGTCGACCAATAGGCAACACATACAGCATCCTGGCATAAAAGGTGATTCATCCGAATTAAATTGGATTGAATGGCTAAAAACTTATTTACCGAAAAGATATAGCGTAGATAAAGCTTTTATAATTGATTGCGACGGAAATATGAGTGATCAAATTGATGTAGTTATTTACGACCAACAATATTCACCTTTTGTATTCAATCAGGATAATGCTTATTATATTCCTGCCGAGAGCGTTTATGCTATATTTGAAGTTAAGCAAGAAATTAATAAAGAAAATATCATCTATGCTGGTGATAAAACAAAAAGTGTACGCTCTTTAAAAAGGACATCAACAGCAATCCCGCATGCCGGTGGATATTATGCTCCAAAGCCACACAATAAGATTCTTTCGGGAATATTAACGTTATCAAGTGTTTGGAATCCGCCTCTAGGGAAAAGCTTTGAAGAAGCTATATATAGCTTAGAGGATGAAAGTAAACTAGATATTGGATGTATCTTAGCAGAAGGTTCATTCTTGGCAGATTATAAAAATGATGTTTTGATGAAAAGCACAGAGGAAGAATCATTGATTTTTTTCTTTCTAAAATTATTAATAGAGCTACAAAGTTTGGGTACTACACCTGCGATTGATATTAATTGTTATGGAAGTGCATTGGATTCTATATAATTTTTGTATATCATCGTATAGTAGAAGAAAAGATGCCTTACTAATATAAAAGCTATAATTTATAACACCCTTATTGGGTGTTTTTGAATTTATGAAATAATCAACAATGCATTCTCATAAAGGAGGTGGCGCTTATGCTTGTGCTAGATTAAATTGTAGATGTTATAAAATACTCAATACAACCAGAGGAGGAAATCAAAATGATCGGTATCGAGCAATATCAAAAAATCCAGGAATACAAAGCACTTGGACTTGCCCAGACCAAAACTGCTAAAGCGCTGGGGATCACCTATACTTCTGTCAGTAAATACTGGAATATGAGTAAAGAGGATTATGCTAGGGAAGCTGAAAAGGAAAGGTACCACATGGATAACTACCGTCAGTACATACTGGAACAGTTGAAAATATGCCCACAAATCCGAGATACCAATATTTATCTTAAATTAATTGAAGCCTTTCCTGATTTACAAGTTAAACGAGCTACTTTCTATCGCTACATGAAAGCTTTAAGGGAACAGCATGGGTATCAGCATACCAGTAAGCGGAAAATCTCGCCACGTGAAGTCTCGCCACCAGGATATGAAGCTCAGGCTGATTTTGGTCAATATAAACTTAAAGATATGTATGGAAGAATTGTAAGGGTATATTTCTTTTGTATGGTTTTGAGTTATAGCAGAATGAAATTTGTTTGCTTTTCACCGGATCCCTTCACGACCGAAACAGCCATTAAAGCTCATAACTATACATTTCAATATTTTGGAGGAAGACCACAGACAATTCTATATGATCTTGATAGGGTCTATGTGGTTAGCGAAAATCTAGGTAATATTATACTTGTACCGGCCTTTGAAGAATATGTAAAGCGTATCGGCTACAGTGTTTCATTATGCAGGCCAAGAGATCCTCAGAGTAAAGGTAAGGTAGAAGAGGTCATTGGATATGTTAAGCAAAGTTTTCTGGAGGGGAGGGTATATACCGGAATTGACAGTCTTAACAGTGCAGCTCTTGCATGGTTGGATAGAGAAGGCAACGGGAGAGTTCATACTGTGACTAGAAAAGTGCCACGAGAAATGTTTATTGAAGAACAAAAACAGCTTTTTCATGTTAAACCATATTCAGAGGTATCAAGTACTGTAGCATCCTTTGATTCCAATGGAGTGGTCAGCTATAAAGGGAATCGTTATCAGATTGATGTCGGTGTGATGGATGCACATCAACGCATACGTATAGAGGATGATGGTGAAATACTTCTATTTTATGATACTGATACTAATGAATTATTAGCTAAGTATCCAGTAACAGAAGGTACTGGACAGATATTCAAACCTGAAGGAAATAATAACAGAAACAGGGTCTCTCATGCTCTTATAAAACAATATTTTGCAGAGCATGAAATCGCTCAGGAATTTATACAGCGGATGGAACAGGAACAACCAAAATATTTTAATAGCCATTGCATTCGCTTAAATCGCATGACGAAGTTTTATTCGATGGAGCAAATGCTTGATGGGGTAAGATATTGCATTGAAACTGAACGCTGCAATGCCTATGAACTTTTGGCCTACATGATGTATAAGCATGGTGAGCAGATAGCGAAGAAGTTCTTACCAAATCAGCAGTATTTCAACCATCTGACACGTAGCAAGGAGATAAGGAGGGAAATCGATGGCTGATATAACTGAAATCCGCGAGTTGGCTAAGAAGCTAAATCTATGGAATATTTCCAGGGGATATATTGATTTGAATGATGAGAAACTGTCCAATCTAGATTATCTTCAGATGATATTACAAAAAGAACTAGAGATACGAGCCAGACAAAAACAGATCAAGCTAAGAAGGGCAAGCAAACTTCCCAACAAGGTATTTGAATTATCGAATTTAAACAAAGGTTTGGAATGGCAAATTAAACAATTATCCCATCTGACATGGCTTAATGAAGAACAAAACGTTATTCTGCTTGGTAAATGCGGGACAGGCAAAACTAGTCTTGCAGTTCATCTTGGAGAAACAGCGATCGGTAATGGACATAAAACTTACTATGCATCCATTGATACTTTTGTATCTATTGTAGAGAACAAAGATATAAACCCAAAAGCAGGAGCAACCTTCTCATATATGCGGGAGTGCGACTTGATTATTATTGATGATGTTTTTTATCTAGAACCAACCAGGTCAGAGTTGCAGGCTTTTTATCGAGCAGTTACTTTTCTTAATGAAACAAGAAGTATCATTTTTATTACCAATCGAGAAATATCTACATGGTTAGATGTAGTGGAAGACAAACATCTTTGTCAGACTCTGTTAGATAGAATAACAGCCAATTGTCAGATCATTCGCTTGACCGACAGATAAATTAAAATACTCACCTCTTTTCTAGAAAAGGGTTAATACTCAAATTTGAAAACTATGCCGATTAACGGTTTTATATAGATGCAAAAAATCTCACGAAATCCTAAGATTAGCTTAACTTTTGAGATTTTCTGCAGTTTCTGGGGTAGGGGGGTCTAAATCTCCACCACTTTTTGCCCCGGAAACGGGCGTGGGGCAACGCGTGAAAATTCGCGGTTTCAAACGGTGCGGCGATATTTACCGACGGGTACATTGGAATAACCGAGGTTACAAGTCAATCGTTTGGAGATGCGTTAGTCGATTGGAGGAGAAGGACTCTGAATGCACTGCCCCTACCATAAATGAGGAAACATTGCAGAATGCAGTTGTTAAGGCTATAAACGAACTTTTGGTCAACAAAGAACCCTTCCTCCAGACGCTACAGAAAAATATAGCTACTATATTTAATGAAGAAAATGATAATGCCACCGATGATATTGATGGTAAATTGGAAGAATTACAGCAACAGCTTCTTATACAAGCAAAGTCCAAGAATGACTATGATGATGTGGCTGATGAAATTTACCGCCTTCGAGAATTAAAGCAAAATGCACTAGTTGAAAATGCAGAGCGAGAAGGAAAAAGGCAACGAATCGCTGAAATGACTGATTTCTTGAATGAGCAATCCTGCGAGTTAGAGGAGTATGATGAGCAATTAGTAAGGTGGCTTATTGAAAGGGTTACGGTGCATGATGACAGAATTGAGGTGGAATTTAAGTCAAGTATTGAAATAGATATAGAAAATTAGATATAAGACTTGCCGCTGATTAAGGGTAACAGCTCTTGATTGGCGGCTTTTCGTTTTTATAATGCTTATGTCATACAGGAAATTGAAAAAACTTAACGGCAAGTTGCACAAGTTACTATTTTTATAAAATACTGTCTATTGGATAATTCTGCATTCATATGGTCTACGGAGCGTGGATTATATTTTGAGATACATTGTTTTATACTAGAGTCGAGGTGAAAATGATGGATACAAAAAGAAAAAAAGAGCTTTTAGAAGCCTATAAAAACAGACATCCTGAAATGGGAGTAATATCTTACCGTTGTAAAGAAACTGGCGAGGTATTTTTGGGTATCTCCAAAGATACAAAATCAGGCTTTAACAGCAATAATATGAAATTGGCAGCCAACTGGCATCCTAATAAACGATTACAAGAACTCTGGAATAAATATGGCTCGGAAGGCTTTGAACTATCAGTTATTAAAGTGTTAAAGTATGATGACCCACATGAAGATCATACAGCAAAATTAGAAAGTTTGAGAGAACAGTGTCTCGCTGCTGATCCAAATGCAAGGAGGATATGGCGATGAATGAAAAAGTTGTTATGGTGTCAAATGATTATGACCGTATAGATGGCAGAAATGCTTATCAATCTGACATCAAACGTTTAACGCTAGGTGCGCCTATGCTGGAAGAAAATAAAAAAATGCAGATTGCCGCACAGATTTGGAAAAATGATAAAGATGGTGAATTGATTTTGGCCCAGGAGCTACCTATCCATCAAATATTTGATTTGATGATTTTTTTGTCCAGGACATTGCTTTACTTCAAGGAGGCTTACCGACTCCCCCTTTTATATGACCCGGAAAAACCCACAGCGGAACGAGTTGGAGTACAAGGTGGGATATTACCAGTAGAAGTGTGTGTAGACAATCAAAATATCAATGAGGACATCAAAGCATTTGCCCAAAGTTTAAATGATTTAGGAGAAATAATTGGAGAACGTCAACGAGTGCTTAGCCGCATACTAGAAGAGTTGGAGTGTTACTAACAATGAAAAAGACTTGTATTTTGTCACCGGACAGGCAGCTGACTGAAGAGGAACAGTCGCTTGTCTGGAAAAAGCCGCCTTCACATATTGAAAGTGAAGCAGAAAAACGAATATATGAAGAGATCGTACGAAATTGGAATCGCGGTGAAATGAAAATTAGCACCATTTTGCTGGAAGGGGATGCTGGTTCGGGAAAAACCCAGATTGCCAAAGCTTTATCTGCTGATTTTAACCTGCCTTATACGAAAGTAACCTGTTTTGCAGATATGGATAAATCCGATGTCCTGGGTTCGATTCTTCCGGTGCTGTCAGAAGAAGATGGTCATTCTGATAAGGTTGAATATCGCTATTATCCTTCTGAGATTGTTCGTGCATATGAAAATGGATGGCTCTTGGAGATTCAGGAACCGACAGTGATTCGGGATGCTGCTGTTTTAATGGCGCTAAATTCCGCATTAGAACCAGATGGCAGTCTAAACTTGCCAACTCGTATCGCGCATCGTCACCCTGATTTTATTGCGGTTATCACAACAAACCGCGGTTACAATGGCTTCCGGCCCTTAAATGAAGCTTTGCGAGATCGAGTGCAGCATGCAGAAAAACTAGATTTACCGCCTAAAGAAGTGATGATGGAGCGGGTTAAAGCTAAGACCGGTTATGAATCTGAACCTGTACTATCTCTTTTAGCTGAAACGATTATGGTGCTGGATGAGACAGCCCGCGCCAATGCCATTAAAGGTGTAGCCGGTATGCGTTCCTATATCTTTTGGGTGGATGCCGTTCAAAGTGGTGCCTCAATCCAAAAAAGTTTATATTATAAGGTGTTATACAAAATCACGACCGATCCGCAGGAACTTGTTATTTTAGAGCAGGCACTGGCTAGTCATGGCTTGACAGAAAAGCTTGAGGAAATGGATCACATATGTCAATCGCAAAAAGACGGAGAAAATCCTGAAGTAATGGAACTTAATATTTCCGAAAACGGAGAATTCTCTGCCAAGACAGATCAAGCTGATAAAAATGCAGTGCGTCTGAGAAAATCAGAAGACAGTGAGGGGCATTCTGATACGAGCAGTGATGAAAATACTGATATTTCAAGCAATGATAATGGGGAAAATGGCACTCCATTCTATCATGAGCTCGATAAATCAGATACAACCGAATTACAAAAAAAAGAATTTCGTAAACAGTTGAACAGGGAAGCACGGCAAAGTGTTCAAGGAAGTGTCCATGAAGATATTAAGCTGATTGTCCATCGTCCGGAAGTTACCTACCAGAACAGGGAAGAGTATAACCGTATGATGACAACTTTGATGCCAGTTATTCGGGAATTAATCAGAAAAACAAATCCTCTGTTGGAGCATGAATTATCTGCTGAATTCGCGAAATCGAGGTTGTATGGCACAAAATTTTGCGCGGATCAGGTTGCCACTATGGATTTTCGCACATTTGCCCGCAAGCGTCCGCCTGAGGAAGAACCCTCTATTGCGGTTGCTCTCAGGATTGATGAATCGGCTTCGATGTCAGCCTTTGGCCGATTAGAATCTGCAAAGCAAGCTGCTGTTGCCTTGTATGAATTTTGCACAAGATGCGGTATTCCAATCATGGTCTACGGGGATACAGCAGACCGCTCCAAGCTGGAGCAAATGTCTGTCTATTCCTATGTAGACTTTGAAAGCAAAGATGCAAATGAAAAATATGCTCTTATGAACATTCAGGCTCGCAGCAACAATCGGGATGGTATGGCATTGCGCATTATTTCCGATAGATTGCTTTATGCGCCCCAAAAATCCAAATTAATAATCAGCATCAGTGACGGGCAGCCTAAGGCTATGCCTGATTATTCAGGTGAAAAGGCAGCGTATGATATGAAAGATACTTTGCAGGAATTTAGGCGAAAAGGCATCCAGTTCCTAGCTGCAGCTATTGGACAGGATAAGGAGGCTATCCGAGAACTTTACGGTGCTGAAAACACACTGGATATAACCGATTTGAAGCAGCTTCCAGCAAGATTGGTACAAGTAATCGCAAGGTTCATGTAGTATGATATACTAAGCAGAAATGGAGGTGGTGGCATGGATTGTGTGAAAATAGGCAATTTAATTGCCAAGCTACGAAAGGAAAAAAACCTTACCCAGAGAAATATTGCAGATGCACTGGGTATTCAAAATAAAACTGTTTCAAAATGGGAATGTGGTTTAGGATGTCCTGACCTATCGCTGTGGCCAGAACTATCTACTATTTTGGGTGTTGATATGAAACAGATGATGGAGGGTGAAATCACATCAAATAAGCCGGATAGCGGCAATATTGATAAAGTACGTTTTTACGTCTGTCCTTCCTGTGGAAATATTTTGGTGAGCACAGGAAGTGCCTCTATCTTCTGCTGCGGAAGAAAGTTAGAACGTATCTTGCCTACTGTTGCAACTATTGCACCAAAAATCACGGTAGAGGAAATAGATACTGATTACTTTGTCACATTTGACCATCCAATGACCAAAGATCATTATCTTTCTTTTGTGGCCTATGTTAAAAGTGACAGAGTATTTCTAAATCGCTTGTACCCAGAACAAAGTCCAACTTGTAGGTTTCCTATAACTACCGGTGGCAAACTATTTGTTTATTGTATTAAGCATGGCTTATCGGTATATTAGGTAATCTATAATTAAATCAATATTATCTTCCTGGGATGTATATGTTTGTTGTACTGTCCGTGGCTTTTTTTCAATTTTAAACGTTGTTTAATACAACTTATTGTGTTAAAATATATGTTGATACAAATAAGAGTTTAGGAGGAACCGAAACTATGACAGCCTCAATGCGTTTAAGATAAGCTGGCAATAAAAAAAGCAGAATCTATCCCCGATGATAGGCTTTTTTGTTGTGCTTATTTATACGATATTGAGCATTCATTAGTTACGGTGAGATATAGACCATTTAACTATAGTCTTATTTAACTATGTCTTTAATATGAATGTTTCCAAATTGTATGTATGCAGACCAAAAGCCACATTGTGGATTTAGGCCTGCATTTTTTATTGCCTAGAATGCTATTCAAAATAGAAATTCAAGCAAAATAATATGCAGGAGATAATATAAATGGAAAAATACAACAATTGGAAACTTAAGTTTTATACAATATGGGCAGGGCAGGCAGTATCATTAATCACTAGTGCCATCCTGCAAATGGCGATCATTTTTTACCTTACAGAGAAAACAGGATCTGCGATGGTCTTGTCTATGGCTTCACTAGTAGGTTTTTTACCCTATGCGGTCTTTGGACCAGCCATTGGTGTATTAGTGGATCGTCATGATAGGAAGAAGATAATGATTGGTGCTGATTTAATTATCGCAGCAGCTGGGGCCGTGCTAGCTATTGTTGCATTGTATATGGAGTTACCTATCTGGATGGTTATGGTAGTATTGTTTATCCGCAGTGTTGGAACAGCTTTTCATACCCCTGCTCTCAATGCGGTTACGCCACTTTTAGTACCAGAAGAACAGCTTACGAAATGTGCAGGCTATAGTCAGTCTTTGCAGTCTATAAGCTATATTGCTAGTCCGGCGGTTGCAGCACTCTTATACTCCGTTTGGGAACTAAATGCTATTATTGCCATCGATGTATTGGGTGCTGTGATTGCATCTATTACGGTAGCAATTGTACGTATTCCTAAGCTGGGTGATCAAGTGCAAAGTTTGAAACCAAATTTCATAAGAGAAATGAAAGAAGGAATGGCTGTACTACGGCAAAATAAAGGATTATTTGCTTTATTACTCGTTGGAACATTATATATGTTTGTTTATATGCCCATAAATGCATTATATCCTTTAATCACTATGGAATATTTTAATGGTACACCGATGCATATTTCTATTACGGAGATTGCTTATGCCTCTGGTATGTTGATAGGGGGTCTATTATTAGGGTTATTTGGGAATTACCAAAAGCGAATCTTATTAATAACGGCATCAATTTTTATGATGGGGATAAGCTTAACCATTTCAGGATTACTTCCTCAAAGTGGATTTTTCATATTTGTAGTCTGCTGTGCAATAATGGGGCTTTCGGTTCCGTTTTACAGCGGTGTGCAAACAGCTCTTTTTCAGGAGAAAATTAAGCCTGAATATTTAGGACGTGTATTTTCTTTAACTGGAAGTATCATGTCTCTTGCTATGCCAATTGGGTTAATTCTTTCTGGATTCTTTGCAGATAGAATCGGTATAAACCATTGGTTTTTAATATCAGGTATTTTAATCATTTGCATTGCAATATTTTGCCCAATGATAACTGAGATTAGAAAATTAGATGCAAAATAAAATAAAGGAGTGTGTTCGTATGATAGATAATATTATTCAATCAGTGACAGAAAAATTATCCTCTTTGCCTTATATAGAAGGCATCGTATTAGGGGGTTCCCGTGCAAGAGGTACCCATACAGAGGATTCTGATATAGATATCGGAATCTATTACAAATCAGAATCATTTGACATTACAGCGATTAATCAAATTGCTACAGAGTTGGATGATGAGAATAGAAATAACCTTGTTGTACCTCCCGGAGCGTGGGGTGATTGGATTAATGGCGGCGGATGGTTAGTTATAAATGGGTATCATGTTGACTTGATTTTACGTGATATAAAACGGGTGGAACAAATAATCAAAGATACGGAGCAAGGAATTGTTACTGCTAATTATCAGACGGGGCATCCCCATGGATATATAAGTGCTATGTATCGAGGAGAATTAGCGATTAGCAAAATACTATATGCTAAGAATGAAAGCTTATGCGAATTAAAAAAGCAGGCAGAACGTTATCCAACCGCTTTGCAGAAGGGATTAACTGAATTTTTTATGTTTGAGGCAGGTTTCTCTTTAATGTTTGCTGAGAACAATATTGATAAAGACGATGTATCCTATGTTTGTGGACATTGCTTTCGAAGCATATCTTCCCTTAATCAAGTCTTGTTTGCAATAAATAAAGAATACTGTATAAATGAAAAAAAGGCTGTTAAGATGATTGAAGGTTTTAAGATCAAGCCAAGCGATTACAAGGAAAGGGTCGATAAGGTTATTTCCTTAATATCAACTGATGTAGATTGTACAAGAAAAGGAATAGAGATTCTTCAAAGACTAGTAAATGAGGTTAAATACCTGAAAGGAGACCATGTTCAATGACTGGACCAGATAAGAAAAAACTTTATCCTAACGAGAATATAAAGAGCGTTTGCTATATAAGTAATTTGCCTAAACGCCCTAATGTAGAAATTGGCGAATATACTTATTATAGTGATAACAAAAAGTCACCTGAGAAATTTTATGATAATATTGAGCATCATTATGAATTTCTGGGGGATAAACTGATAATAGGTAAGTTCTGTGCGATTGCAGAGGGTGTTAAGTTTATTATGAATGGAGCAAACCATAGAATGGATGGAATTACAACCTATCCCTTTAATATCTTTGGCTGTGGATGGGAAAAGGTTACTCCTACAATAGAACAACTTCCTTTTAAGGGAGATACTGTGATTGGTAATGATGTGTGGATAGGTCAAAATGTAACCATTATGCCAGGCGTTGTAATTGGTGATGGTGCGATTATTGCCGCTAATTCAACAGTAGTGAAAAGTGTTGAGCCATATACAATATATGGTGGGAATCCAGCTAAGTTTATCAAAAAACGCTTTAGTGACGAAAAGATTGAATTCTTGCTAAAGCTTCAATGGTGGAATTGGAGCGAAGAGGAAATATTTAATAATCTTGAAGAGCTAACATCAGATGTGGGATTAGAACAATTAATGGGAAAATAGGAGGGGCAATCAATGTATATGGAAAAAATTATTAAAGAGATGAAAGAAATCTTCAAAGAAATTCCTTTTGGAATTGACCATACTCTCAAGGTTTTACAAAATGCAGAAGAGATAATGAAAGGTGAAAATGTTGAAGCAGAAGAAAAAGAATTAATTAGTATTGTTGCTATACTACATGATATTGGTGCTGTTGAAGCACAAAAAAAGTATGGTTCAATAGATGGATCCTATCAGGAGATAGAGGGACCAACAGTAGCAAAAGATATATTAAAAAAAGTAGAATATGACAAAAATATTGATCGAATATGCTTTATAATAGGTAACCATCACACTCCTTCTAAAATTGATGGCCCTGATTTTCAGATACAATGGGAAGCAGATTTGCTTGAGAACTTAACGGTTATGGATAAAGAAAAGGAACAGCAAAAAATAAAAAGATGTATAGATGAGAATTTTAAAACGTCTACAGGAAAAAAGATAGCTTATGAACGTTTTATCATAGGTTAAAATTTTGCTATACAGATGTGCATGATGTAAAACTATTGTGTGAGGGATTTAATATTCCTGTTCCGAGTGAATACAAGTAACCAACAGATTCCGGTTTATATGAAAGAGCGCATTAAGTTTAATTGTGAAGTGTAATGGATATGTTCCCGTCTACCGATAGTCCCAAAAACACAGTAGATATGTTTCTGAGAACGGACATACACAAATGACATTCATTCTATCCTCTCAAGCCATTGCGAGGTGGTCTGCCTGTTGTCAAAAAAATAGTGTTGTGATTCTTGTATAATAGATTATTAATTGAGTAGAGATTTGTAAAGAGAGATAAATTCAAACTTGTGGAGGAGAGATATGATGCCAAGGGCAAAGTTTCAAATATTAGTAATACCATATGTTATACAAGATGAGCAAATTAAATATTGTATGTTTTTGAGGGCGGATATGGATGTTTGGCAATTTATTGCAGGTGGTGGAGAAGATGATGAAACTCCCATAGAAGCTGCGAAAAGAGAAGCTAATGAAGAGGCAAATATTGCGTATACAACTTCATATTATATGCTGGATACTTGTTGTAGTATTCCTGTTGAATGTTTCAGTGAAAATGATAGACAGCGATGGGGAGAGAAGTGTTTTGTTATTCCAGAATATTCTTTTGCAGTGAATGTAAATGGAGCAGACTTAAAATTATCACATGAACATATCAAACATGAATGGCTTGATTATGAATCATCAAGAAAATTGTTGAAATACGATAGTAATAAAACTGCCCTTGGTGAATTGAATACCAGAATTAAAAAAGGATTACTTGGTGAAAAGAAATAGCATAACAAATTTCTTTTAAATAATATACAAAGAGTAATAATAAAAATGTGATTTTGCGAATATGCAGAAATAATGATAGAGAGAGTAGTATTGACGATTATATAAGAGGTTTTAGTTATAATTATTTTTCCTAAAACGAAGATATTATATAAAGGAGTATAATATCTAATTTGGCAAACTCTTATTGATATTTAGCATGATTTGAATAGAAGAAAACAGGTTTAATTATAAAAGTTATTAGCATGGATTATATTCAGAAAATGGCCAGAAGCTGGATTTTAAAAAGTAACTTTATTAGAAACCTTTCCACTAAGGGGTTACTATATACATACAACATCTATATTGTCACCTCAAGGTATTGTAAGGTAGTAGTATTGATGACAAGAAAGTAAAGTTAAGTGTAGTAAAAAGGCTTGAAATAAATTTATATAATTTCACCTATATATACAGGTAGTGCTTTATGCAGAGTAACGGCGATTTGAATTTCAATAAGCGAAATAAAACCAGACAGCATGAAGTCTGTGATTATTGAAATCAGTGC is part of the Proteiniborus sp. MB09-C3 genome and encodes:
- a CDS encoding NUDIX pyrophosphatase; this translates as MMPRAKFQILVIPYVIQDEQIKYCMFLRADMDVWQFIAGGGEDDETPIEAAKREANEEANIAYTTSYYMLDTCCSIPVECFSENDRQRWGEKCFVIPEYSFAVNVNGADLKLSHEHIKHEWLDYESSRKLLKYDSNKTALGELNTRIKKGLLGEKK